A window from Bacteroidota bacterium encodes these proteins:
- a CDS encoding DMT family transporter, producing MDKSKSVIFGATIIGISAILWGFDGIALTPRLYNLDVTFVVFILHLIPFLLMNLFLYKKYSLLKTLDKSELISLIFIAMFGGVIGTMAIVKALFLVNFHSLSIVVLLQKLQPIFAIFLAVTFLKERLRKRYIFWAAVALVSGYFLTFGFETPVFDLSNNTFQASLFAILAAFSFGSSTVFGKKVMNKLDFASTTFFRYGFTAFIMFFVVAANSSFNGFAEATSQNWIVIMLIALTTGSGSMMLYYYGLKRVKAIIATIMEQFFPISAVFFDYIINGSILLPVQIVSAVIMIFAIINLNTDNVRAISKLKIRIMKSKKKHV from the coding sequence ATGGACAAAAGTAAGAGTGTAATTTTTGGAGCTACTATAATTGGGATATCCGCTATATTGTGGGGCTTTGACGGCATCGCATTAACTCCCAGATTATATAATTTAGATGTTACTTTTGTTGTTTTTATACTTCACCTTATTCCATTTTTATTGATGAATTTATTTCTTTACAAGAAATATTCGTTATTAAAGACATTAGATAAATCAGAGCTTATATCATTAATTTTTATTGCAATGTTTGGTGGTGTAATAGGAACTATGGCAATAGTCAAAGCTCTTTTCCTGGTAAACTTTCACTCTCTTTCGATAGTAGTATTACTTCAGAAATTACAACCGATATTTGCGATTTTTCTGGCAGTTACCTTTTTAAAAGAAAGGTTGCGAAAGCGTTACATTTTTTGGGCTGCTGTGGCATTAGTTTCGGGCTATTTCCTGACTTTTGGATTTGAAACTCCCGTATTTGATTTGAGTAATAATACTTTTCAGGCTTCGTTATTTGCCATTCTTGCTGCATTTTCGTTTGGTAGCTCAACAGTTTTCGGTAAAAAAGTAATGAATAAACTGGATTTTGCCTCAACAACGTTTTTTAGATATGGTTTTACTGCATTTATAATGTTTTTCGTTGTAGCTGCTAATTCATCTTTTAACGGCTTTGCAGAAGCAACAAGTCAGAATTGGATTGTTATTATGTTGATTGCTCTTACTACGGGTTCAGGCTCAATGATGCTGTACTATTATGGTTTAAAGCGTGTAAAAGCTATTATAGCTACTATTATGGAACAATTTTTTCCTATTTCGGCTGTGTTCTTCGATTATATAATTAACGGGAGCATACTATTGCCGGTACAGATAGTTAGTGCAGTAATAATGATATTCGCAATAATAAACTTAAATACTGATAATGTTAGAGCGATTTCTAAACTCAAAATTAGGATTATGAAATCGAAAAAGAAACATGTTTAA